Below is a genomic region from Candidatus Manganitrophaceae bacterium.
TAATCTTCTGGTAACGTGCGACCTCTGTTGTTTTAAGGTAGTCCAGCAGCTTTCTTCTTCTGCTGACCATCTGGATCAGCCCTCGCCTGGAATGATGATCTTTCTTGTGTGTTTTAAAATGCTCTGTCAGATAGACGATCCGGCTTGTTAAAAGGGCGATTTGTACCTCCGGAGACCCGGTATCTTTTTCATGTAAGCTGTTGTCGTTGATAATGGTTTGTTTCATTTCTTTTACGATACTCATCTGAATGTTCCTCCTTGTCGTCGCATTTCTGAAATGGACCCTTGCCGTGATTCTTGTTAAGGAAGCC
It encodes:
- the rpsO gene encoding 30S ribosomal protein S15, which codes for MSIVKEMKQTIINDNSLHEKDTGSPEVQIALLTSRIVYLTEHFKTHKKDHHSRRGLIQMVSRRRKLLDYLKTTEVARYQKIIKKLGLRK